A stretch of the Nyctibius grandis isolate bNycGra1 chromosome 13, bNycGra1.pri, whole genome shotgun sequence genome encodes the following:
- the LOC137669721 gene encoding putative P2Y purinoceptor 10, giving the protein MENNASSGNCTDPQMSFQSTLYATTYTIIFIPGLLANSAALWVLCRFISKKSKAVIFMINLAVADLAHVLSLPLRMYYYMNHTWPFGSFLCQVCFYLKYLNMYASICFLTCISIQRYLFLLHPFKAKDWKRRYDAAISAAVWLFVGAACLPLPVVRSPALSNSTNTCFSDLGVKQLSPGASIALVTVAELFGFVIPFGIIACCTWKMWQSLRECPTQPQNTSEKQKALRMVLMCAAVFFICFTPYHINFPFFMMVIENLIQDCAVHRSTLRFHPISLCLASLNCCLDPVLYYFMTSEFQDQLLRHSCAALRARFTRHGSSLSVTETGHDIRMKRRTLPRFKFWSLPKFFGRINSMEIPPMPPDKLLLESIS; this is encoded by the coding sequence ATGGAGAACAACGCATCCTCCGGGAACTGCACCGATCCCCAGATGTCCTTCCAGTCCACCCTGTACGCAACCACATACACCATCATATTCATCCCCGGCCTCCTGGCCAACAGCGCTGCCCTGTGGGTCTTGTGTCGCTTCATCAGCAAGAAGAGCAAAGCCGTCATCTTCATGATCAACCTGGCCGTGGCCGACCTGGCTCACGTCCTCTCGCTGCCCTTACGGATGTATTACTACATGAACCACACCTGGCCCTTCGGCAGTTTTCTTTGCCAGGTGTGCTTCTACCTGAAGTATCTCAACATGTACGCCAGCATTTGCTTCCTCACCTGCATCAGCATCCAGCGgtacctcttcctcctccaccccttCAAGGCCAAGGACTGGAAGCGGCGGTACGACGCGGCCATCAGCGCTGCTGTCTGGCTCTTCGTCGGGGCGGCGTGCTTGCCCCTGCCCGTAGTGAGGAGCCCAGCCCTGTCCAACAGCACAAACACGTGCTTCTCGGACCTGGGGGTGAAGCAGCTGAGCCCGGGAGCCTCCATCGCGCTGGTGACGGTGGCGGAGCTGTTTGGGTTTGTCATCCCCTTCGGCATCATCGCCTGCTGCACTTGGAAGATGTGGCAGTCCCTGCGGGAGTGCCCGACGCAGCCGCAGAACACCAGCGAGAAGCAGAAGGCCTTGCGCATGGTCTTGATGTGCGCGGCTGTCTTCTTCATCTGCTTCACCCCCTACCACATCAACTTCCCTTTCTTCATGATGGTGATAGAGAACCTCATCCAGGACTGTGCTGTTCACAGGAGCACACTCCGCTTCCACCCCATCTCCCTCTGCCTGGCGAGCCTCAACTGCTGCCTGGATCCGGTCCTCTACTACTTCATGACCTCCGAGTTCCAGGACCAGCTGCTGCGCCACAGCTGTGCCGCCCTGCGGGCTCGGTTCACACGCCACGGGAGCAGCCTCTCCGTCACCGAAACCGGCCATGACATTCGTATGAAGAGAAGAACTCTTCCACGCTTTAAGTTTTGGTCTCTTCCCAAGTTCTTTGGCCGAATAAACAGCATGGAGATCCCACCCATGCCACCTGACAAGCTTCTGCTGGAGTCCATCTCCT